Proteins found in one Sorghum bicolor cultivar BTx623 chromosome 1, Sorghum_bicolor_NCBIv3, whole genome shotgun sequence genomic segment:
- the LOC110429817 gene encoding uncharacterized protein LOC110429817 has product MPGERRPRRKGVASTFMRHDDTDDTDDTDLQPLLESSTSRDRGQGQVTASSSPMAQPEEEHFEGDHVEDEDEEPSRLGRAQGERGAGRTSPASRQTTPLLRRSSRLSSGSGSCARRGKRSRRRKSKTRSAESG; this is encoded by the exons ATGCCAGGCGAAAGGCGACCGCGGCGAAAGGGGGTCGCCTCGACCTTCATGAGGCACGACGACACCGACGACACCGACGACACGGACCTTCAGCCTCTGCTGGAGTCGTCCACGAGCAGGGACCGTGGACAGGGCCAGGTCACGGCGTCTTCTAGCCCGATGGCCCAGCCCGAGGAGGAGCACTTCGAGGGCGACCACGttgaggacgaggacgaggagccATCCCGGCTTGGTCGTGCACAAGGGGAAAGAGGAGCTGGCCGCACTTCTCCAGCGTCGAGGCAAACGACACCACTCTTGCGCAGGTCATCAAGGCTGAGTTCTGG GAGTGGTTCGTGTGCGAGGAGGGGAAAGAGGTCGAGGCGGCGAAAGTCCAAGACAAGGTCTGCAGAGAGCGGCTGA